In Bacillus weihaiensis, the genomic stretch GAGCTGCTAGCCCAAAATTAGGGGAGAAATTACCAATTAGCAATATGTATGAAGCCATGTGTATTTACACATTCTATACTCACAAGGAGGTGATACACATGGCACAAAACAGTGGATCTAGCAGCTCAAACCAACTTGTTGTACCTGGTGCTGCACAAGCTATCGACCAAATGAAGTATGAAATTGCTTCTGAATTTGGTGTAAACTTAGGACCAGAAACGACTTCACGCGCTAACGGTTCAGTTGGTGGTGAAATCACAAAACGTTTAGTATCTTTTGCTCAACAACAAATGAGCGGTTCTTACCAACAATAATAATTGCATATATAGTGGCTACTAGGGTGGGGGGAACCCCACCCTTT encodes the following:
- a CDS encoding alpha/beta-type small acid-soluble spore protein; amino-acid sequence: MAQNSGSSSSNQLVVPGAAQAIDQMKYEIASEFGVNLGPETTSRANGSVGGEITKRLVSFAQQQMSGSYQQ